gcaagCTGCCCAGGAAGACTCCTACAACAGTGGAGTAGGTGTCTGCTCCACGGGCTCCAGGAACTTCTTCAGCAAGTATATCCTTCACAGCATTGAAGGAACCATTGTTGGGCAGTGGGTTGATGCCAAGAAGATGACACAGTAAGGGGTACAAGTCTGTCGCATTCATGAATTCTTTGGTGACATTCTTTCTGAAAGCAGGCCCAACTGCCAAAAAAATGGGATGCATTTCTGGTACAGTGTTGTCATATCCATGATTACCAACTAGAAATAGAAGATAGGTAAAGGTCAATATCCCGAAGTTGCAAAACAAGCATTGAACCTTTTCCTAGAATTAGCAGAATGCAGAAAAGGCACAGCCATCAGTTATCCTTAGAGAGGTTTAGAAGAATTGTTTTGATTGACAGCACAAATGTCTCCTAGCACATACCAAGTCTCAgaactgcaaagagaaaagacctaaaaaaacccacaatggAGAACACTATTTggcaaagaggggaaaaaaacgtGAGCTCATATGGCAGTAACACCATTGTCAATGCCACCCTGGGTACACCCAAACTTCCTTAATTTTCCTCAAGGAAAAACTCCAACTTTGCAACTGGTCCAGATCTctttgagaaaattaaaaaaaaacatgtagAGTCAGACTGTCCATGTGACTCTGAATAGACACTTTGACATTTTGTCCAATTTTGTGCACCATCAACTCCTCAACAAGGAAGAAGAACTCACTGGTGGGTGTCCAGTGCCCATTCCTGACAGGGGCATTAAAAACAGGGAACATGTCAAACACATAGGTACAAgaagctgctctcagcagctACTGAAAAGCTTGTTATGTCTTGCTGGTAGTGGTCTTCAGGTTCATAACTAGCACCAAAGTTCAAAAGGTTCTCAATTAGAAATGTAAGAACTGACCACATGACCCCTGTATTTTAGGTAACCAAGAAGTTACAGTTCACTGTCTCCATGCTACCTATAATAAATTTCAAAACTTCAAGGTGAGGAACTTGAAAGTGATCAGGGTTTTATACCTCCAAATCACTTAGAATGCACTTTTTCCTCCAAGGCAAATGAAATTCACTGGTGTGCAGTAACACAATATCCAAGACTCTTTGTAGCAATAGAATGAGGTTACTCAAGTGTAGCACCCACACAAGCTGAGGATTTTCAAAAAGTCTTCTTCCatttccaacccaacccaacccttGTCCAGTAAGTAAGTAAACATGATAAAACAACCCTATTCACCCTCTACTCAATACATTCAGTtacaactttcttttttaatcgCTCAAGAAGTGCTTGTTGGTTTGCTACATCCTGAAGGACCTCAAGTATGGGGCCACTAAAACATGTGATTGATCTTATCTCAGTAAATTTAATGTTTAAAGAAACAGTAAGTGCAGATCCTCCTCCCCTAAGAGTAGGGTGCTTCTCATCccatcaggggaaaaaattataaattttacACACTTTAGTTTTCCCTCCCAGccttacaaataaaaaaaaaaatgaacattgGTTGATACTAGGAGAGAAAGTACCACTTAAGGTCTCTGCCTTGGAAGATACTGCAAAACACACTATAAAGACAGAATACTTACACAGAAAACTGTCAGTCTTATTATGTACAATTTCCCATCCTTTATCAGCCACTGCTAAGATGGGCTGAATTTTACTGTTGTGTTTGTAGTGAAATCTATCTGGAATCTGCTCCTTTTTATATACAGTCATGTTGGGATGAGCGTTGGCCAAAGCTTCATACACTTCATCCACTTTGccttcaaacaaacaaaagagacaaaagaaaaaattaaacatacCAGTGTGTTTACTGAACTCATCAGTAgttaaaatacagctgaaagAAGAGGGCAAAATGCCCCAGAAGGGTAAGAGACAACAGTGTGCACAGAAGTTACTGTGAGAAATCCAGAGCCTCAGTCACGGTAACATCCCCCTCAGCACCAGACTTCACAGCCTGTTCCCAAGCAAGAAGTGCCTTGCTAATTTTAGAAAAACCCCTCATTTCACAGTTATCAGAATGTAAGCTTCTCACAGGAATGAGTTAGAAAGCATTGAGTTGTCTCCTAGAAAAGGAGCCAAACTCTCCTAGCTCCATGCAAAGCCTGAAAGCAAGAAGACAGCTCCTAAGCCTGTTTGTGAGGTAATGGCTGCATTCAGGCCGAATTCTGTCACCCAGCTGGCTGTGACAAGTGACActtttcatctattttaaagcagtttgtttGTTGCTTTCCTTTGTTATTCAGTAACAGCCAACAGCATGAGCTACTCCTCTGTATTCCCAGtgccttctcctttcccttccctagTCACAGTGAACACAAACCCTCAAGAGCTCTACTAACACTgaataaaaaaggcattttgcaaCCTCAGTTTTAAGTTGCTTATTTCCAGTTTCTGAGCTTGCCTTTCCAGTAAAAGCCACTGAAGAACCACAACCAGTTGGACAAGCTGGCTGGAACACCAGTGCACAGAAAGGAGGAACCAGAACAGAGAGCCAGGAACACAAGAGCAAATTCAGGAACTGACATCTGAGCAAATTCCTTCACTCCCCACCTCCACTTAAAGCCAGATTTCTATTGCGGGCTGTGCAGTGCACACAACAGATTCCTGTGACACACCAAATCCCTCAGCCCCATGACTCAGGTAAATATTTGTGTGACATGTGCAGCTGAATGCACAGTGTGTCTGCAGGCCCCTTTCAGCCTGCCATTTCCAGCATCCAAGGAGTTCTGAATGGATCTCATGGAAAAAAGTTTGGGAGAAAGTGGCCAGTGTTTCTAAAGAAATcatcttccttcttccttttccccctcaattCCCAGAACAGAGTATAgaaattctgaaggaaaatacgTTAATGTATATTTCTTATCTCAAActggcaccaaaaaaaaaagaatcacgAAATTCAGAGGCAAAACAGAGGTCAATATGAAACAGCAAAAGCTAAGACATCAGCGATAGTTACAGGAACAAGAAGAGGGACTCTAATGCAGCATTTCTAGGACTATATCAGTTATAAAGTTAATTTTGCTATGCCAGTTTTCTATATGGGATGGCAGGGAGGAGAAGTCCCAAATATACCAAACTTGATTTTATGTTAATTATTtgaattattatatttatattaaataaaagaaaaaggccaGCATCACCAGCTGTGCTACAGGTACCTTTTTTGTGAACATCTAATTAGTTCCCCACACACACTGATATACCAGCATAGTTAAATGATGGCTTTAATCCATCTCTTGGGGAAGCAATATGCAgccaaaaaattaaatgaaattgctgcattttaaagcattcaAACTTTTTCTCAGTCTCACTAAGTTTTACCATTCCCTTGGTTTAAGAAAGACAAACGGAATAACAGGTGAAGAATCAGTGTTATGTACTTAAGCATATGTTAGCTCATACCTAAACTGGCAGTGAAACTCAttgttttataataaaaatcacagctggTATCATGGAAGAACAGAATTTTAGCTGTGCTCAAAACTAATTCTTGTTTATTGGTAGTGTAATAAATTCCTGAATCTCTGGGCAAAATCAAATCCAAGCTGTTTCTGAAATCCACCGAAATGGCTTTTTTACTATTCTGTCATCTAATTGCAGCAGAGatactgtttattttcagcatttagCAGATGGGAGAATCAAGTTACGCATCTTCAAGTTCTTGTTTACTGCATTAGGGACATTTCAGCACTGAAGTTTACTTTTACAGCTTCTTTATTTGCTAATGAGAACATCCTGGTCAACCATGTTTGCCTCAATGGGGATGAAGCTCCCAAAGTTGGCTCTTTTATCACCACAGAGAGAAACAGCACCCAGCTACAGGGCCTGCCTGCGCTCAGACAGCAGAGGCCTCCGTTTGGGCATACTCACATTTTAGTCTGGAGTATTCTCCAGATTAAAAATGATGAGACACACTTGTTCATGCACTTAAAGGTCACTTAATTCTGCAAACACCCTCCCTGCCTGGGCATTAAATACAGAGTGCTATCTATCCATTAGTGATGCAAATGTTACAGAATTCttaaaaaacacctttccagaaGGTCACCTGAAAACTCAACTTCCAAATTAGCACTTTGTTTGTGTGGGCAGGGGTGTTATTTTCCAGGTTAACACATCTGCACCAAGTAGTTTACAGTACTTGATCATCAAAATAAAGAGCAGATGCATTAGTGACAGTAAACATACACCTGACATTTCAGCAACCCTTAGGTGACTGTAACTAGATTTCAGATTTCAATTCCAACATTATTCTTGCCCATCTTTAtcacagtaaaaatggtatGAATGTAACTGGCTGGCTGTTCAGCATGACGGGGGAAAAAACTCAAGTGAACTACAATAGCTGGCATCTAATCAAATAGCCAACACAGGCTTTCTTTTTATCAAAGATCCCCATCTGTTCTCAGTTTAGAAATATAATCTGTTCTCAGAGTTAGAAAGATAATTCTTCCACTATGGCTTCAGCACCCTGATGAAAGGCAAGATAGGTAACATTCAGGTGTTATCTATCTAGAGCACTATTCAGCCTTGATAATGCCATTagattattttacttctcacaAGGACTAAAGGATCCTTGGCAGTATTAGTCAACAGCAAACagatttgcttccttttcttttctgaaagttACTCCAGGCTTTTGACAGAGcctgcaaaaaaaccaaagggatCCTGCAAGTGCTCTTTGTTCAAGGCTGTTGTCCTACTGCCATCAGTGCTGCTATGCTGCTACCACCAACTCAGTCTATAAAGTTTGGATACTCAAGTATCTCCTCAGGGAACCTTACTGCTGTAGCTCCTACCTTCTTGTGGCAAAATGGCTACTGCAGGGGAGTGGTCGATGACTTTATAGAGCTCTCTGCTCACGTACTGATCAAGCTCAATGAGCCTTTCCAAGGACGACTGTGACATTCCGTGATCACTTGTGACTATGACATTTATCACATCCCACAGCTTCGCTTTCTTCAGTTCAGAAATGAGATACCCCAGTTTTCTGTCAATGTCACTGATTATCGCTCCCATAAGTGGGTTTTCAGGGCCCAGAAAGTGGCCCATCTCATCAGGCTGTTCCCAGTACAGGAGACCAAAGTTTATGGGTTCTTCTGATGTAAACCAGGCAATGAGCTTCGCTACCCTGTCTTCAAAGGGAACAGATTCATTGTAGGGCATGTAATGTGTAGGCAAGACTCCATGTATCTTCACATCTGTTCCAGGCCACATAGCAGCACCAGATTTGTGTCCTTCCCTCTGGTTCGTCACCCATATTGGGGTGGCCTCTTCCCAGAACTTGGAGTTGTGGGTGTTCATTTTGTTCAGGGAGAAGGTTTCATTCAGGACAGGATCGTACATCTCGTTAGCGACGATGCCGTGGCTCTCTGCGTAGAGCCCGGTCACCAGGGTGTAGTGGTTGGGGTACGTCTTCGTTATGAACACGTTCGTGACCTGCCTGACGTGCACCCCGTTCTTCATGGCATAGTGAAAATTGGGAGTGGACACTCTGTAGATGTAATCCCACCGAAACCCATCAAAAGACACGAGCAGCactctgggctgggctggctggtgaGACAGCGCACTTTGAAGACAGAGTAAGAAAATTCCAAGGGCTTTCCAATAACTGCTCATGGCTATTCTGGAAGGTATCTGTCCCCTCTTCTGAGGCAACATGGCATCTGTTGAGCAGAGACAGAAGTTGTCAAAGTCATGACTTAGTTTTAAAAGTGAGTGGTTAAAATATTCcttatgtatttatatactCTAAGACATATTTTACAAAAGCAGGCAAGGACAAGGGAAtggcagtgacaggacaagggggaatggcttcaaactgacaaaAGGCAGGgctagattagatattagg
The window above is part of the Corvus moneduloides isolate bCorMon1 chromosome 3, bCorMon1.pri, whole genome shotgun sequence genome. Proteins encoded here:
- the ENPP5 gene encoding ectonucleotide pyrophosphatase/phosphodiesterase family member 5 isoform X1 gives rise to the protein MAAWARRSRVLSSGGRRAGPGALLCRSCPSVCPCGSSCPWQSDAMLPQKRGQIPSRIAMSSYWKALGIFLLCLQSALSHQPAQPRVLLVSFDGFRWDYIYRVSTPNFHYAMKNGVHVRQVTNVFITKTYPNHYTLVTGLYAESHGIVANEMYDPVLNETFSLNKMNTHNSKFWEEATPIWVTNQREGHKSGAAMWPGTDVKIHGVLPTHYMPYNESVPFEDRVAKLIAWFTSEEPINFGLLYWEQPDEMGHFLGPENPLMGAIISDIDRKLGYLISELKKAKLWDVINVIVTSDHGMSQSSLERLIELDQYVSRELYKVIDHSPAVAILPQEGKVDEVYEALANAHPNMTVYKKEQIPDRFHYKHNSKIQPILAVADKGWEIVHNKTDSFLFGNHGYDNTVPEMHPIFLAVGPAFRKNVTKEFMNATDLYPLLCHLLGINPLPNNGSFNAVKDILAEEVPGARGADTYSTVVGVFLGSLLVLVFTAVFVKHFVLAQANSMQIQHTEAAQPLLQD
- the ENPP5 gene encoding ectonucleotide pyrophosphatase/phosphodiesterase family member 5 isoform X2, whose amino-acid sequence is MLPQKRGQIPSRIAMSSYWKALGIFLLCLQSALSHQPAQPRVLLVSFDGFRWDYIYRVSTPNFHYAMKNGVHVRQVTNVFITKTYPNHYTLVTGLYAESHGIVANEMYDPVLNETFSLNKMNTHNSKFWEEATPIWVTNQREGHKSGAAMWPGTDVKIHGVLPTHYMPYNESVPFEDRVAKLIAWFTSEEPINFGLLYWEQPDEMGHFLGPENPLMGAIISDIDRKLGYLISELKKAKLWDVINVIVTSDHGMSQSSLERLIELDQYVSRELYKVIDHSPAVAILPQEGKVDEVYEALANAHPNMTVYKKEQIPDRFHYKHNSKIQPILAVADKGWEIVHNKTDSFLFGNHGYDNTVPEMHPIFLAVGPAFRKNVTKEFMNATDLYPLLCHLLGINPLPNNGSFNAVKDILAEEVPGARGADTYSTVVGVFLGSLLVLVFTAVFVKHFVLAQANSMQIQHTEAAQPLLQD